Part of the Mycolicibacterium thermoresistibile genome, GCAACCGGATCACGCTGATGCGCTTCGACGTTCCGGTCGGCATCGCCGATCCGGCGGTACGGATCGACCGGATCCGGCGGCGCACCACAACCGTGCGCACCGAACGGTCGCTGCCGTACACCGAACTGATCGCCGCAGGGTTGAACCTCCTGCCGCGCTGGTACATCGGCGCCGCCCTGCGCAACGTCGACTTCGTGGCCAGCAATGTGCCGGGGATACCGGTTCGGGTGTACCTCGGTGGTGCGCCGGTTCGGTTCCAGTGTTCGTTCAGCCCGACGATCGGCGCGGCGGTGAACGTCACCATGCTGACCTATGCCGGTAGCTGCGCGTTGGGCATCAACGCCGACAGCGCCGCGATCCCGGACTTCGACGTGTTCCACGAGTGCCTGATCGCCGGTTTCGAGGAGGTGCTCGCACTGGCCCCCGAGGGGGCCGAGCAGCCCAGACCCGGATAGCCCCGGCCCGGATGGCCGAGAAGCCGGGGGCGGCTCAGGCCGTCAGCTCGATGCGGTGGGCATCGCTGATCCCGGCGTACCGGTCCGGGCTGCAGGTCAACACGATCACCTGCCCGTCCCCGCCGACGGCGTCGAAGACCGCGCCCATCTTCACCAGCCGCTCGGCATCGGTGAAGCCCAGTGCGTCGTCGATCACCACCGGCACGGTGTCGTCCCTCGCCACCAGCGCCGCGCCGGCCAACCGGGCCACGATCCCGAGTTGTTCCTTCGCCCCGCCGGACAGCGATTCGTAGTCCACGGTGCGACCGGCCAGCGTGCGGCTGCGGATACACAGATCGCTGTCGATCTCGACCTCGAAGCTGTCGCCGAACACGATGCGGCCCAACCGTTCCACTTCGGCGCGGAACGGGTCGACGTAACGCCGCCGGCTGGCGTCACGATGCCGCAGCATCGTCTCCCGCAGCAGCTTCACCGCTCGGGCGAGCCGGCCGATCCGCAGGAACTCGGCCTCGGCCTGCTCGCGTTCGGCCTTGGCGGCGTCGAGCTCACCCTTGCGGCCCTCGCTGCCGTAGACCTCCAACTGGGCGTTCAGCTCGCGCAGCGCATCGGCGGTGCGGCGGTGCTCGGCGTGGACGGTCTCGGCGTGTCGGGCGGCGGTGTCCAGGGCGGCCGCCACCTGGTCCGGTTGCGCCGCGGACAACTCCGCGTTCAGCTGCGCGACCCGGACCGCAGCGCGTTCGGCCTCCTCGCCGTGCGCCGCGGCGCGCACCACCAGCGTCTCGTCGTCGACGTCGGCGCGTTGAGCGGCCAACCGGGCCGCGGCGGTGTCGAGTTCGGTCCGGGCGGCGGTGAGCTTCTCCCGCAGCGCGGCGGCGGTCTGCGACTTCTCGGCGAGCCTGCGGGCGGCCAGCACGGCGGCCTTGCGGTGGGTCTCGCAGTCGGTGTGGGCCTGCTGGTAGGCACGTTCCGCGGCGGTCAGTTCGGCCTGGGCGTCGTCGACGCCGAGTTCACCGGTGTCGTCCGACGCGGCGGCATCGAGTTCGGCCAACCGCGCCCGCAGCCGCTCGAGCGTGTCCTCGCCGGTGAGCGCCACCACGGTGGCGGCGAATGTCTCCCGCGCCGTGGACAGTTCGCGGCGACGCTCGACCTGGGACCGGGCCGATGCGACGTCCGCCACCCCGGCGTGCTGCAGGGCGTCGGCCAGCGCGGCCCGCGCCACGTCGAGTGTCTCCTGCATCTGGGCGGCCGGGGCACCGGGGACGATGCGCGCGGTGAGCAGACCGGGGAGTTCTATCTCGGTCGGGGCGGTGGCCCCCGCCGTCCAGCTGCCGCCGGCCGGGATGGTCAGCTGTTCGTCGCCGACCCGTAGTTCGAGGTCGACCGCCGCGGTCAGCTCGATGTGCGCTGACGCCAGCTCGGCCTGCCCTGCGGCCCGCTCCACGGCCAACTCCGCCGCCTCGATCTGGCGCAACGCCGCCTCGGTCACCGTCAGCGTCGCCAATTCGCCGTCCACCCGGGCGAGTTCGGTCGCAGCGGCGTCGATTCTGCGCAGCCGATCGGCGAGCGTGTCCCGCTCGGCCCGGTCGGCGAGCCGCTGCACCGCCTGCCGTGCCGTGTCCACGCGCTCGCGTGCGGCATCGGCGGCCTCGCGCGCCCGTTCGGCGGCGGTGTCGGCCTCCTGCTGCACTTCGCGTGCGGTCGCCTCCGCCTCGAGGGCGGCGTCGACCTCGGGTTGCAGGGCGGCGACCGCGGCGGTGCGCTCCTCGATCTCGGCGCGCAGCCGGCGGCGTTCGTTCAGCGCGGCCACCGAGGCGGTGTGGGTGGCTTCGGCCGCCTCGGCGGCCAGTTGTGCCTCGGCGAGTTGCCGGGTCAACCGCTCGACGGCTTCGGCCGCCTCCCGCGCCGCGGCCAGTTGCGCGTCGGCGGTTCTCCGCCCGTCCTCCAGCTCGGCCAGGGACTCGGTCAACGTGGCGTGCCGGCGCACCGCATCCTCCACCTCGGCGACCCGGGCGGCGCAGCGGGCGACCTGTTCGTCGGCGGCCTGCAGCCGTTTGGTGGCGGCCAGCCACTCGCCGGTGGGCCGTCCGGTGGCGGTGAAGTACTTGCGGTATTCGGCGTCGATCCGGTCGATCAGCAGCGGTTCGGTTCCCGACGTCTGCACCGCCTCACCGGCCACCGCGTCCAGCGCGCGGGACAGCGCATCGCAGCCGGACAGATCGACCGGTGCGGTCGACCCCGCCTGCAGCACCCGCTGGGTCCGCCACAGCTCCATGTCGACGGTTTCGCTCAGCATCGCCAGTGCCCGTTCGTGGGCCTCGTCGCCGCTGAGTTCCTCCCGCCGCGGCGCCAGGATGGTCAGCTGCGTCGCACATTTCTTGTGGAATCGCTTGTGGTAGACGAAACGATATGGGCCGGTGGAGATCTCGGCGGTGATCTCGGCGCCGACATCGGCGTGGGTGGGCTTGACCTGCTTCACCTCTTTCTTGGTGGAGCGGTCCTTGGCGTGGAACAGCAGATCGAGTGCCTCGATCATCGAGGATTTGCCGATCTCGTTGGCGCCGCTGACCACCACCACCCCACGGTCGGGGAACTCGACCTCGCGGCGGGCGATGCCCCGGTAGTTGGTGAGCGCCAGCCGGTGCAGTCTCATGCCGCGCTCCCCTCGCCTCGGCGCGAACCCTGTTGTTCCCCGGCGCCTTCGGCGAGCCGCAACAGCAGGGCCAACGCCCCGCGGGCATCGTCGGCCTCCTCGCCCTCGGACCGGGCGAGCGCGACCAGTTCGTCGACGGCGGCGGCGGCGAACCCGCCGACCCCGAGGTCGTCGAACTCCCCGTCGGCGGGCAGCACCGCGATGTCGGTGTGTCGTTCCCAGGTGGTCAGGGCCGCGAACCGCCGCGCGTACTTGTCCAGGCAGGCGTCGAGCGCGGCCTTGTCGGTCACGCTCAGCGACCCGGTGAGCGCCAACCGCACCACGGTGCGTTCCTTGTCGGCCAGACAGTCCAGATTGATGTCCAGGTCGGCGATGTCACGGTTGGTGTCCACGGTGCGGCGCAGCGTGACGAACTTCCACCGGCCGACCCGGTGCGGTTCCACCTGCACCGGACGCTGCGGATCGTCCTCGTCGATGTCGACCAGCAGCACATGCCCCGGATCGCTCTCGATGTCGTCGTAGTTGGTGACCTCCGGCGACCCCGAGTACCAGACCCGGCCGGAGGAGCCCACCTCGGTACGGGAATGCTTGTCGCCCAATGCCACGTAGTGCACCGCACCTCGGCCGAGCGCGTCGTGCAGCACGTCCAGGCGGATCAGTGACGGTTTGTCGCGATCCGGGTCGAGGATGTCCACGCCACCGTGGGCGACGACGACCCGGGTGACCCCGTCGGCGGGCACGTCGGCCAGCACCTCGGCGACCAGATCGGTGGTCGGCGCCTTGGACCGCCACGGCGCGGCGACCAACTGCAGACCGGGACGCACCTCGTGGCAGCCGGCGCGGTCGAGCACCACCACGTTGTCCGGGCATTCCCTGATGAACAACGCGCTGGTGTACACCGAGGCGGCGTCCAGCGGATCGTGGTTGCCCGGCAGCAGATACACCGGAACCCCGATGCCGCGCATCGCCTCCAGCGACAGGCTGATCTCGCGCGGCGGCAGCTGATTGTCGTCGAAGACGTCACCGGCCACCACGATGAACTCCGCCCCGGTGCGTTCGGCGAGCGCGCCCAGTTCGGCCACCGCCTCCCGGCGGGCCGCCGAATACCGGGGCTGCGCCTCGCCGTTGAGCCAGTGCCGGGTCATGCCGAGTTGCCAGTCCGCGGTGTGCAGAAACCGCATCGTCGCCGCCCTCCTGTCCGGTGATCGTGCCCGTTGCCGAGGCAAGCCGAGTGTAGGACCGCCCTCTGACAAGACCGGGGATTCGACCGGGCTGTGTCCGGCCGGTCCCGCCTGCTCTAGCGTGGATCGGATGAGCGACCCCTTCCGAACCCTGGTGTTGCTGCGGCACGGCAAGTCGGCCTACCCACCGGATTGCGCGGACCGCGACCGGCCGCTGGCCGAGCGTGGGATCCGGGAGGCCGGTCTGGCCGGCGACTGGCTGCGTGCGCACGTTCCACCCGTCGATGCCGTGCTGTGTTCGCCGGCCACCCGCACCCGGCAGACCTTCGACCGCACCCGGCTGACCGCCCCGGTGCACTACGCCGAACGGTTGTACGACGCCACCCCGGGCACCGTCATCGACGTCATCAACGGCGTGGCAGCGCATTTCGACACCGATATCCGCACCCTGCTGGTCATCGGTCACGAGCCGGCGCTCTCCCGGGTCGCGCTGGGTCTGTCCGACGGCGGCAATGCCACCGCCGCGCAGCGGATCTC contains:
- a CDS encoding AAA family ATPase produces the protein MRLHRLALTNYRGIARREVEFPDRGVVVVSGANEIGKSSMIEALDLLFHAKDRSTKKEVKQVKPTHADVGAEITAEISTGPYRFVYHKRFHKKCATQLTILAPRREELSGDEAHERALAMLSETVDMELWRTQRVLQAGSTAPVDLSGCDALSRALDAVAGEAVQTSGTEPLLIDRIDAEYRKYFTATGRPTGEWLAATKRLQAADEQVARCAARVAEVEDAVRRHATLTESLAELEDGRRTADAQLAAAREAAEAVERLTRQLAEAQLAAEAAEATHTASVAALNERRRLRAEIEERTAAVAALQPEVDAALEAEATAREVQQEADTAAERAREAADAARERVDTARQAVQRLADRAERDTLADRLRRIDAAATELARVDGELATLTVTEAALRQIEAAELAVERAAGQAELASAHIELTAAVDLELRVGDEQLTIPAGGSWTAGATAPTEIELPGLLTARIVPGAPAAQMQETLDVARAALADALQHAGVADVASARSQVERRRELSTARETFAATVVALTGEDTLERLRARLAELDAAASDDTGELGVDDAQAELTAAERAYQQAHTDCETHRKAAVLAARRLAEKSQTAAALREKLTAARTELDTAAARLAAQRADVDDETLVVRAAAHGEEAERAAVRVAQLNAELSAAQPDQVAAALDTAARHAETVHAEHRRTADALRELNAQLEVYGSEGRKGELDAAKAEREQAEAEFLRIGRLARAVKLLRETMLRHRDASRRRYVDPFRAEVERLGRIVFGDSFEVEIDSDLCIRSRTLAGRTVDYESLSGGAKEQLGIVARLAGAALVARDDTVPVVIDDALGFTDAERLVKMGAVFDAVGGDGQVIVLTCSPDRYAGISDAHRIELTA
- a CDS encoding metallophosphoesterase family protein; the encoded protein is MRFLHTADWQLGMTRHWLNGEAQPRYSAARREAVAELGALAERTGAEFIVVAGDVFDDNQLPPREISLSLEAMRGIGVPVYLLPGNHDPLDAASVYTSALFIRECPDNVVVLDRAGCHEVRPGLQLVAAPWRSKAPTTDLVAEVLADVPADGVTRVVVAHGGVDILDPDRDKPSLIRLDVLHDALGRGAVHYVALGDKHSRTEVGSSGRVWYSGSPEVTNYDDIESDPGHVLLVDIDEDDPQRPVQVEPHRVGRWKFVTLRRTVDTNRDIADLDINLDCLADKERTVVRLALTGSLSVTDKAALDACLDKYARRFAALTTWERHTDIAVLPADGEFDDLGVGGFAAAAVDELVALARSEGEEADDARGALALLLRLAEGAGEQQGSRRGEGSAA
- a CDS encoding SixA phosphatase family protein, which encodes MSDPFRTLVLLRHGKSAYPPDCADRDRPLAERGIREAGLAGDWLRAHVPPVDAVLCSPATRTRQTFDRTRLTAPVHYAERLYDATPGTVIDVINGVAAHFDTDIRTLLVIGHEPALSRVALGLSDGGNATAAQRISEKFPTSAIAVLRTAADWDELALQGAALVAFHVPR